One Rattus rattus isolate New Zealand chromosome 12, Rrattus_CSIRO_v1, whole genome shotgun sequence genomic window carries:
- the LOC116913441 gene encoding granzyme F-like — MLPVLILMTLLLPLEAGAEEIIGGHEVKPHSRPYMAHVKFVKDDGNRSVCGGFLVQDYFVLTAAHCTGRSMKVILGAHNLHEQEKTQQIIPVKKAIPHPAYNREDHINDIMLLKLESKAKKTRAVRPLNLPRPNDMVKPGNVCHVAGWGLMSVNVTKRTSRLQEAKLIIQEDKECKKLFHHYSETTEICAGDPKKIQAVYKGDSGGPLVCENRAYGVVSYGKKGEISSGIFTKVVYFLPWINRNMKLL; from the exons ATGCTACCAGTTCTCATTCTCATGACCCTACTTCTGCCTCTTGAAGCTGGAGCAG AGGAGATTATCGGGGGCCATGAGGTCAAGCCCCACTCCCGCCCTTACATGGCACATGTGAAATTTGTGAAAGATGATGGGAATAGAAGTGTCTGCGGAGGCTTCCTGGTTCAAGACTACTTTGTGCTGACGGCTGCTCATTGCACTGGAAG ATCAATGAAAGTCATACTAGGGGCCCACAATCTCCATGAGCAGGAGAAGACTCAGCAGATCATCCCTGTGAAAAAGGCTATTCCCCACCCGGCCTATAATCGTGAGGACCACATTAATGACATCATGCTATTAAAG TTGGAGAGTAAGGCCAAGAAGACTAGAGCTGTGAGGCCTCTCAATTTGCCCAGGCCCAATGACATGGTGAAGCCAGGGAATGTGTGTCATGTTGCTGGCTGGGGCCTAATGTCCGTCAATGTCACTAAAAGAACTTCCCGCCTACAAGAGGCTAAACTGATCATCCAGGAGGACAAGGAATGCAAAAAACTCTTCCATCACTATTCTGAGACCACAGAGATTTGTGCTGGAGACCCAAAGAAAATACAGGCTGTGTACAAG GGTGACTCCGGGGGACCCCTTGTGTGTGAAAACAGAGCTTATGGAGTTGTATCCTATGGGAAAAAAGGGGAAATCTCTTCAGGAATCTTCACCAAGGTTGTGTACTTCCTGCCATGGATAAACAGAAACATGAAGCTCCTCTAA